A single genomic interval of Bacillus sp. es.036 harbors:
- the rseP gene encoding RIP metalloprotease RseP: protein MNTVISIIIIFGALVFFHELGHLLLAKRAGILCREFAIGFGPKIFTFKKGETVYTIRLLPLGGFVRMAGEDPEMIELKPGQRVGLLFNDQNKVSKIVINQKSAYPNLKEVTVEEADLERGLFIKGYEGEDEPAVVYPIDETSHYVMDGSEFQIAPYDRQFGSKSLWDRFLAIFAGPVMNFLLAIVIFIALGLLQGTPTNQVKEVVDGSPAEQAGMMNGDVITEINGTEITGWNQMTSIIQENANNQLGFNVDRQGENVSLSITPEKQELSENQSVGRIGVAPEYQVNFLDSIVFGFTSTYEFGKAIFVGLGQLVTGQLSIDAFSGPVGIYSYTEEAASGGLYVLMRWAGFLSINLGIFNLLPLPALDGGRLLFIGVEALRGKPIDPQKESLVHFIGFSFLMLLMLVVTWNDIQRFFL, encoded by the coding sequence ATGAACACTGTGATTTCGATCATTATCATATTCGGAGCACTCGTTTTTTTCCATGAATTGGGTCACTTGCTTCTCGCAAAGCGTGCGGGGATCTTGTGTCGAGAATTCGCAATAGGCTTCGGACCGAAAATCTTCACATTTAAAAAAGGGGAGACGGTTTACACAATCAGGCTCCTACCTCTTGGTGGATTTGTCCGAATGGCCGGAGAAGATCCTGAAATGATTGAGTTAAAACCAGGTCAGCGTGTTGGTCTTCTTTTCAATGATCAAAACAAAGTGTCTAAGATTGTGATAAACCAAAAGTCAGCTTATCCTAATTTAAAAGAAGTAACGGTGGAAGAAGCCGATCTAGAGCGTGGCCTTTTTATTAAAGGCTACGAAGGTGAAGATGAACCCGCCGTTGTCTATCCGATTGATGAGACGTCCCATTATGTGATGGACGGTTCAGAATTTCAAATTGCGCCATACGATCGTCAATTCGGATCAAAATCCCTTTGGGATCGTTTCCTGGCTATTTTTGCTGGGCCGGTAATGAATTTCTTGTTAGCAATCGTGATTTTTATTGCACTCGGTTTATTACAGGGAACGCCAACGAATCAAGTGAAAGAAGTTGTCGATGGAAGTCCTGCTGAACAAGCAGGTATGATGAACGGTGACGTGATTACTGAAATCAATGGAACAGAAATAACGGGATGGAATCAAATGACCTCGATTATTCAGGAAAATGCCAATAACCAACTTGGCTTTAATGTGGACCGTCAAGGAGAGAATGTTTCCCTATCGATTACTCCTGAAAAACAGGAGCTTTCAGAAAACCAATCGGTTGGTCGAATTGGTGTTGCACCTGAATATCAGGTGAATTTCTTGGATTCCATTGTATTTGGCTTTACTTCAACCTATGAATTTGGAAAAGCAATCTTTGTAGGGCTTGGACAACTTGTTACAGGCCAACTGTCGATCGATGCCTTCTCTGGACCAGTAGGTATTTATAGTTATACGGAAGAAGCAGCTTCAGGCGGCCTTTATGTCCTGATGAGATGGGCTGGCTTCTTAAGCATTAATCTAGGGATCTTTAATTTATTGCCGCTTCCGGCACTTGATGGAGGAAGACTTCTCTTTATTGGTGTTGAAGCATTGCGCGGAAAACCAATCGATCCCCAAAAGGAAAGCCTTGTTCACTTTATTGGCTTTTCGTTCCTTATGTTGCTGATGTTAGTTGTAACATGGAATGATATCCAGCGCTTCTTCTTATAA
- the dxr gene encoding 1-deoxy-D-xylulose-5-phosphate reductoisomerase, translating to MKKISLLGASGSIGVQTLDIIRMHPDMFSLVAFSVGKNVEKAVEIAEEFKPKLLSVQKKEDADSLRRMISRKTKIVYGDEGLLEVACHHESTVLVNAILGSIGLSPTLSAIEQGKTIAIANKETLVTAGHLVTEAAKKHGSALLPVDSEHSALFQCLNGEKQEQMERLILTASGGSFRDKKREELTGVSVHDALNHPNWSMGAKITIDSATMMNKGLEVIEAHWLFGTPYDQIDVVLHKESIIHSMVEYIDGSVMAHLGTPDMRIPIQYALSYPDRLEIRNAKRLNLWEVGQLHFEQVDYNRFRALKLAYDAGRAGGSLPAVLNAANETAVAAFLEGKIDFLTIEELVEKAMEKHEVIQNASLEEILEIDSETRLRVQSLIK from the coding sequence TTGAAGAAAATTAGTTTACTTGGAGCATCTGGCTCGATCGGTGTTCAGACTCTCGATATCATAAGAATGCATCCTGATATGTTTTCCCTTGTCGCATTTTCCGTTGGGAAAAATGTTGAAAAAGCGGTCGAAATAGCGGAAGAGTTTAAGCCAAAGTTATTGTCTGTCCAAAAGAAAGAAGATGCTGATTCACTCAGAAGAATGATTTCAAGGAAAACGAAAATTGTTTATGGAGATGAAGGGCTTTTAGAAGTTGCTTGCCATCATGAATCAACCGTTCTCGTTAACGCAATTCTTGGTAGTATCGGCCTTTCTCCAACCTTATCAGCGATTGAACAGGGAAAGACAATTGCAATAGCGAATAAAGAAACGCTCGTTACAGCAGGCCATCTAGTAACAGAAGCTGCAAAAAAACATGGGTCTGCCCTTTTACCAGTAGATAGTGAACATTCAGCACTGTTTCAGTGTTTGAATGGTGAAAAGCAGGAGCAAATGGAACGGCTTATTTTAACGGCTTCAGGAGGTAGTTTCCGAGATAAGAAACGAGAAGAGCTAACTGGAGTTAGCGTTCACGATGCCCTAAATCACCCAAATTGGTCGATGGGAGCTAAAATTACGATCGATTCAGCAACGATGATGAACAAAGGACTAGAAGTGATTGAAGCTCATTGGTTATTTGGAACACCCTATGATCAAATTGATGTCGTGCTTCATAAAGAAAGTATCATTCACTCAATGGTAGAGTACATAGACGGAAGCGTCATGGCGCATCTAGGTACTCCGGATATGCGAATTCCAATTCAATATGCACTTAGCTATCCTGATCGACTTGAAATCAGAAATGCAAAACGGTTAAACTTATGGGAAGTTGGTCAACTCCATTTTGAACAAGTGGATTACAACCGCTTCCGTGCATTAAAGCTAGCTTATGATGCTGGCCGTGCTGGTGGTTCACTTCCAGCCGTATTAAATGCAGCTAATGAAACGGCCGTTGCCGCATTTCTTGAGGGGAAAATCGATTTCTTAACGATCGAAGAGCTCGTAGAAAAAGCGATGGAGAAACATGAAGTAATTCAAAATGCGTCGCTTGAAGAAATACTTGAAATTGATTCTGAAACAAGATTACGAGTTCAGTCATTAATTAAATAA
- a CDS encoding proline--tRNA ligase encodes MKQSKYFNPTLRDNPADAEIKSHQLLVRAGFMRQNASGIYSYLPLGKKVLMKIEEVIRKELDGVGAQELLMPAIQPAELWQETGRWDVYGPELMRLKDRHGRPFALGATHEELITSLVRDELKSYKQLPVTLYQIQTKYRDERRPRFGLLRGREFIMKDAYSFHSSDEQLDDAYQTMHSAYSRIFTTLGLNFRPVVADSGAMGGKDTEEFMALSSVGEDTIAYSDSSDYAANIEMAEVHVTYQKPDEAEAPLTEGKGEASADRQIHATLLKVQEETILVLVRGDHELNDIKVKNLFGTDLVEVINEEVDVKTFSGKIMADHAVSSIVNGSLTGKHAYQNVNPDRDFNIERYEDLRFIQEGDPSPDGNGTIVFAEGIEIGQVFKLGTKYSETMGASYLDEGGKAKPMIMGCYGIGVSRTLAAIAEQNADDNGLRWPLAVTPFDVHLITINVKDDEQTALSDRLYDTLREQRYDVLYDDRKERAGVKFKDADLIGLPIRVIVGKKANEEIVEVKRRDTGESMEVPVNDLNKTIQQLLTQMN; translated from the coding sequence ATGAAACAATCAAAATACTTTAATCCAACTCTTCGTGACAATCCAGCTGATGCAGAAATTAAAAGTCATCAGCTCCTTGTCCGAGCTGGTTTTATGCGTCAAAATGCGTCAGGTATTTATTCATACCTTCCATTAGGCAAAAAAGTATTAATGAAAATCGAAGAAGTCATTCGGAAAGAGCTCGATGGAGTTGGGGCACAGGAGCTCTTAATGCCAGCGATTCAGCCAGCTGAATTGTGGCAGGAAACAGGTCGTTGGGATGTTTATGGACCTGAGTTAATGCGATTAAAAGATCGTCACGGACGACCTTTCGCACTTGGGGCTACGCATGAAGAATTAATTACGAGTCTTGTTCGAGATGAGCTAAAATCGTACAAGCAGTTGCCTGTTACGTTATATCAAATTCAAACAAAGTATCGCGATGAGCGTCGTCCTCGCTTTGGCTTGCTGCGTGGCAGAGAATTTATTATGAAAGATGCTTACTCTTTCCATTCTTCTGATGAGCAGCTTGATGACGCCTATCAGACGATGCATAGCGCTTATAGCCGTATTTTCACAACACTCGGTTTAAACTTCCGTCCAGTTGTGGCTGATTCTGGAGCAATGGGCGGAAAAGATACAGAAGAATTTATGGCACTTTCTAGCGTTGGAGAAGATACGATTGCATACAGCGACTCTTCGGATTATGCTGCTAATATTGAGATGGCAGAGGTCCACGTTACTTATCAGAAACCAGATGAGGCAGAAGCTCCTTTAACTGAAGGAAAAGGTGAGGCTTCAGCAGATCGCCAAATTCATGCAACTCTACTTAAAGTACAAGAGGAAACCATTCTTGTCTTAGTAAGAGGCGATCATGAATTAAATGACATCAAGGTGAAAAACCTTTTTGGCACTGATTTGGTGGAAGTCATAAACGAAGAAGTAGATGTGAAAACATTTAGTGGAAAGATTATGGCCGATCATGCTGTTAGTTCGATTGTAAATGGTTCTTTAACAGGTAAGCATGCTTATCAAAATGTGAATCCGGATCGTGACTTTAACATCGAACGTTATGAAGACCTTCGCTTTATTCAAGAAGGAGATCCATCTCCTGATGGGAACGGTACGATTGTATTTGCAGAAGGCATTGAAATTGGACAGGTATTTAAACTTGGTACAAAATATAGTGAAACAATGGGCGCGTCTTACCTTGATGAGGGTGGAAAAGCGAAACCGATGATCATGGGCTGTTACGGCATCGGGGTCTCAAGAACGCTCGCAGCTATAGCTGAACAAAATGCAGATGACAATGGACTTAGATGGCCGCTAGCTGTGACTCCGTTCGATGTTCATTTGATTACGATTAACGTGAAAGATGATGAGCAGACAGCTTTATCTGATCGTCTTTATGATACGTTGCGCGAGCAGCGCTACGATGTTCTTTACGACGATCGCAAAGAGCGTGCGGGTGTTAAGTTTAAAGATGCCGACCTCATCGGACTTCCGATAAGAGTGATTGTAGGTAAGAAAGCTAATGAAGAAATAGTCGAAGTAAAGCGAAGAGATACAGGTGAGTCTATGGAAGTTCCAGTTAATGACTTGAACAAGACAATCCAGCAGCTTTTAACACAAATGAACTAA